A region from the Candidatus Poribacteria bacterium genome encodes:
- a CDS encoding Rieske (2Fe-2S) protein: MLNENTNFVKVAALDDIAEGKPRAVRVEGHSIALFQHEGAVYATDNQCPHMGYPLVRGRVRKGVLSCDWHGWSYDMEGGGCFTGGCDDLATFPVEVRNGDIYVDVASGGKKRDDAHFLLLKEGLLSTDNWTLSKAIAIMLARGVSEEETLNLMVRHMGRHISTDRGAFEGGRKLAMMMNGVKVARLYEPEDRLIPLMMAADGASGRLGDRPDRRPLPPPIDWQKLEDWIRVFTTDKEWEGIEKCLITARQLGGHDEKIIPLFFECAVESFFLNHSNNLINLVHLAELQEEFGWELTGELVCSLGAKILGQGRGRPGELHREAIQKLEEIDHIFDELPQEKSTAAAVDYDEDKFSAALVSGDLDEVFDAVTEMLTAGVPINTLATTMVMTAADRMARTPVNMSPGWWDLQEEMELSSAVRKVLRFGGTKVAAMALYHAAWRFFNNRWLNIRHQSITEARTSTTSVSLDEDAAIAEILDGIESVRIQEIGRRTREYLNAGCSAERLMTEMGLCILKDDNGGDLLSSIYIVSEEWKTCETHPARNQLIVGLARWATDIRRNAGNDSAVQTAHRFARGETATDLYE, translated from the coding sequence ATGTTAAACGAGAATACCAATTTCGTCAAAGTCGCTGCCCTTGATGATATAGCAGAGGGAAAACCGAGGGCAGTCAGAGTTGAAGGACATAGTATTGCCCTCTTTCAGCATGAAGGTGCCGTCTACGCCACGGATAACCAGTGCCCGCACATGGGGTACCCGCTCGTCCGAGGACGTGTCAGAAAGGGTGTTTTATCCTGCGATTGGCACGGTTGGAGTTACGACATGGAAGGTGGCGGCTGCTTTACGGGCGGTTGTGATGACCTCGCCACGTTTCCTGTTGAAGTTCGCAACGGTGATATCTATGTAGATGTCGCCAGTGGTGGAAAGAAGCGAGACGATGCCCATTTTCTCCTGCTGAAAGAAGGGTTACTCTCCACCGACAATTGGACGCTTTCTAAAGCTATTGCCATTATGTTAGCGAGGGGCGTTTCGGAAGAGGAAACGTTGAACCTGATGGTGAGGCACATGGGACGACATATCTCTACAGATAGGGGAGCGTTCGAGGGTGGCAGAAAATTGGCAATGATGATGAACGGGGTAAAGGTCGCTCGGTTGTACGAACCTGAAGACCGACTCATCCCATTGATGATGGCTGCCGATGGAGCATCGGGTAGACTTGGCGATCGACCCGATCGACGACCGCTCCCACCACCGATTGACTGGCAGAAACTCGAAGACTGGATTCGGGTGTTCACCACCGATAAAGAGTGGGAAGGTATTGAAAAATGTCTTATCACCGCCAGACAGTTAGGCGGACATGATGAGAAAATCATTCCGCTTTTCTTTGAGTGTGCAGTCGAATCCTTCTTCCTCAACCATTCCAACAATCTCATTAATCTCGTACACTTGGCTGAATTGCAAGAAGAGTTTGGATGGGAACTAACAGGTGAGTTAGTTTGCAGTCTCGGCGCAAAGATTCTTGGACAGGGACGCGGTAGACCCGGAGAACTTCACCGTGAAGCCATTCAAAAACTGGAAGAAATTGATCATATTTTTGATGAACTTCCGCAAGAAAAATCAACCGCAGCGGCTGTTGATTACGACGAAGACAAGTTTTCAGCAGCGCTCGTGAGTGGTGATCTCGACGAAGTTTTTGATGCCGTAACGGAAATGCTCACTGCGGGTGTCCCGATTAACACGTTGGCTACGACTATGGTTATGACGGCAGCGGATCGGATGGCACGCACACCCGTGAACATGAGTCCGGGGTGGTGGGATCTGCAGGAAGAGATGGAGCTTTCATCAGCGGTGAGGAAGGTGCTTCGCTTCGGCGGAACCAAAGTCGCCGCGATGGCACTCTACCACGCTGCATGGCGGTTTTTCAACAACCGATGGCTTAACATCCGCCATCAATCGATTACAGAAGCAAGAACATCTACAACGTCTGTTTCTCTTGATGAAGACGCGGCGATTGCCGAAATTTTAGATGGTATTGAATCTGTTCGCATCCAGGAAATTGGACGGCGTACCCGTGAATATCTCAACGCTGGGTGCTCCGCGGAGCGGTTAATGACTGAAATGGGATTATGTATCCTCAAGGATGATAACGGCGGGGACCTCCTCAGCTCAATTTACATCGTGTCTGAGGAATGGAAAACGTGTGAGACGCATCCTGCCAGAAATCAGCTGATCGTTGGGTTGGCACGGTGGGCAACGGATATTCGCAGAAACGCTGGAAATGATTCCGCTGTCCAGACGGCCCACCGTTTCGCCCGAGGCGAAACCGCCACGGACCTCTATGAATAG